A window of Tripterygium wilfordii isolate XIE 37 chromosome 7, ASM1340144v1, whole genome shotgun sequence contains these coding sequences:
- the LOC120002430 gene encoding polyol transporter 5-like isoform X1, with product MGAANAQNDNGPNLQAKTLADFDPPKKPKRNKYALAYATLASMTSVLLGYDIGVMSGACIFIKDDLKINDTQVEILAGVLNLYSILGSAAAGRTSDWIGRRYTIVIACAICFVGALLMGFATNYAFLMVGRFVAGVGVGYALMIASVYTAEVSPASIRGFLTSFPEVYINTGILLGYVSNYAFSKLPTNLGWRFMLGVGAIPSVFIAIGVLAMPESPRWLVMQGRLGDAKRVLDKTSDTPEEAQLRLADIKEAAGIPQDQNDDVVQVQKRSHGEDVWKELLLRPTPAVRHILIAGFGIHFFQQASGIDAVVLYSPRIFEKSGITSSDTKLLCTVAVGLTKTMFILVATFLLDKIGRRPLLLSSVGGMILSLATLGFSLTIIDHNKERVLWAVGLALATVLSFVSFFSIGMGPITGVYNSEIFPLKLRAQGTSMGVAVNRVTSGVLSMTFISLYKAISIGGAFFLFAGIATVAWFFFFFCLPETQGRTLEDMEGLFGKIVKWRPIIMDKNNKNQTIKKENNGQIQFGKRNRG from the exons ATGGGTGctgcaaatgcacaaaacgataACGGTCCCAACCTACAAGCCAAAACACTTGCAGATTTCGACCCTCCGAAGAAACCAAAACGAAACAAGTATGCTCTTGCTTATGCAACACTCGCTTCCATGACTTCAGTCCTCCTTGGTTATG ATATTGGAGTGATGAGTGGAGCGTGTATCTTCATCAAAGACGACCTCAAAATCAACGACACCCAAGTTGAAATCCTCGCTGGTGTACTCAACTTGTACTCTATACTTGGCTCCGCCGCCGCCGGTAGAACCTCCGACTGGATCGGCCGCCGGTACACCATAGTTATTGCCTGCGCTATCTGCTTCGTCGGAGCTCTCCTCATGGGGTTCGCCACGAACTACGCCTTCCTCATGGTTGGCCGCTTCGTCGCCGGAGTCGGAGTCGGCTACGCACTCATGATTGCCTCCGTCTACACCGCCGAGGTCTCTCCCGCTTCCATTCGCGGCTTCCTCACCTCATTTCCGGAG GTTTACATAAATACTGGGATATTGCTTGGCTATGTATCCAATTACGCCTTCTCGAAGCTGCCGACGAACCTGGGATGGCGATTCATGCTCGGCGTAGGTGCCATTCCGTCTGTTTTCATCGCCATAGGAGTGCTCGCCATGCCGGAGTCTCCGAGGTGGCTGGTGATGCAAGGACGACTCGGCGATGCAAAGCGAGTTCTCGACAAAACATCCGATACACCAGAAGAAGCACAATTGAGATTAGCTGATATAAAAGAAGCAGCCGGTATTCCACAAGACCAAAACGACGACGTCGTACAAGTCCAGAAGCGAAGTCATGGAGAAGACGTGTGGAAAGAATTGCTCCTCCGCCCTACCCCAGCCGTCCGTCACATCCTGATCGCAGGTTTCGGTATTCACTTCTTCCAACAAGCGTCTGGTATAGACGCGGTTGTACTGTATAGTCCCCGTATCTTCGAAAAATCCGGTATCACATCGTCCGATACGAAGCTACTCTGCACCGTAGCCGTTGGATTGACCAAGACAATGTTCATCTTGGTAGCCACGTTCTTGCTTGATAAAATCGGACGGCGCCCGTTGCTTCTCAGCAGCGTCGGTGGGATGATTTTGTCGCTAGCAACGCTCGGGTTCAGCCTCACGATCATCGATCACAATAAAGAAAGAGTATTGTGGGCCGTCGGATTGGCTCTCGCAACGGTGTTATCCTTCGTCTCGTTCTTCTCGATTGGGATGGGACCCATCACGGGCGTTTACAATTCAGAGATTTTCCCGTTGAAGCTACGCGCGCAAGGGACGAGTATGGGAGTGGCAGTGAATAGAGTGACGAGTGGGGTCCTGTCAATGACATTTATATCCTTGTATAAAGCGATATCGATTGGTGGGGCCTTCTTTCTGTTCGCGGGAATTGCAACGGTGGcttggttcttcttcttcttctgtttgcCTGAAACGCAGGGGAGGACGCTTGAGGACATGGAAGGGTTGTTTGGTAAAATTGTAAAATGGAGACCTATTATCATGGACAAGAATAACAAGAACCAGacaattaagaaagaaaataacGGTCAGATTCAGTTTGGAAAAAGGAATCGAGGGTAG
- the LOC120002430 gene encoding polyol transporter 5-like isoform X2: MHKTITVPTYKPKHLQISTLRRNQNETNIGVMSGACIFIKDDLKINDTQVEILAGVLNLYSILGSAAAGRTSDWIGRRYTIVIACAICFVGALLMGFATNYAFLMVGRFVAGVGVGYALMIASVYTAEVSPASIRGFLTSFPEVYINTGILLGYVSNYAFSKLPTNLGWRFMLGVGAIPSVFIAIGVLAMPESPRWLVMQGRLGDAKRVLDKTSDTPEEAQLRLADIKEAAGIPQDQNDDVVQVQKRSHGEDVWKELLLRPTPAVRHILIAGFGIHFFQQASGIDAVVLYSPRIFEKSGITSSDTKLLCTVAVGLTKTMFILVATFLLDKIGRRPLLLSSVGGMILSLATLGFSLTIIDHNKERVLWAVGLALATVLSFVSFFSIGMGPITGVYNSEIFPLKLRAQGTSMGVAVNRVTSGVLSMTFISLYKAISIGGAFFLFAGIATVAWFFFFFCLPETQGRTLEDMEGLFGKIVKWRPIIMDKNNKNQTIKKENNGQIQFGKRNRG, from the exons atgcacaaaacgataACGGTCCCAACCTACAAGCCAAAACACTTGCAGATTTCGACCCTCCGAAGAAACCAAAACGAAACAA ATATTGGAGTGATGAGTGGAGCGTGTATCTTCATCAAAGACGACCTCAAAATCAACGACACCCAAGTTGAAATCCTCGCTGGTGTACTCAACTTGTACTCTATACTTGGCTCCGCCGCCGCCGGTAGAACCTCCGACTGGATCGGCCGCCGGTACACCATAGTTATTGCCTGCGCTATCTGCTTCGTCGGAGCTCTCCTCATGGGGTTCGCCACGAACTACGCCTTCCTCATGGTTGGCCGCTTCGTCGCCGGAGTCGGAGTCGGCTACGCACTCATGATTGCCTCCGTCTACACCGCCGAGGTCTCTCCCGCTTCCATTCGCGGCTTCCTCACCTCATTTCCGGAG GTTTACATAAATACTGGGATATTGCTTGGCTATGTATCCAATTACGCCTTCTCGAAGCTGCCGACGAACCTGGGATGGCGATTCATGCTCGGCGTAGGTGCCATTCCGTCTGTTTTCATCGCCATAGGAGTGCTCGCCATGCCGGAGTCTCCGAGGTGGCTGGTGATGCAAGGACGACTCGGCGATGCAAAGCGAGTTCTCGACAAAACATCCGATACACCAGAAGAAGCACAATTGAGATTAGCTGATATAAAAGAAGCAGCCGGTATTCCACAAGACCAAAACGACGACGTCGTACAAGTCCAGAAGCGAAGTCATGGAGAAGACGTGTGGAAAGAATTGCTCCTCCGCCCTACCCCAGCCGTCCGTCACATCCTGATCGCAGGTTTCGGTATTCACTTCTTCCAACAAGCGTCTGGTATAGACGCGGTTGTACTGTATAGTCCCCGTATCTTCGAAAAATCCGGTATCACATCGTCCGATACGAAGCTACTCTGCACCGTAGCCGTTGGATTGACCAAGACAATGTTCATCTTGGTAGCCACGTTCTTGCTTGATAAAATCGGACGGCGCCCGTTGCTTCTCAGCAGCGTCGGTGGGATGATTTTGTCGCTAGCAACGCTCGGGTTCAGCCTCACGATCATCGATCACAATAAAGAAAGAGTATTGTGGGCCGTCGGATTGGCTCTCGCAACGGTGTTATCCTTCGTCTCGTTCTTCTCGATTGGGATGGGACCCATCACGGGCGTTTACAATTCAGAGATTTTCCCGTTGAAGCTACGCGCGCAAGGGACGAGTATGGGAGTGGCAGTGAATAGAGTGACGAGTGGGGTCCTGTCAATGACATTTATATCCTTGTATAAAGCGATATCGATTGGTGGGGCCTTCTTTCTGTTCGCGGGAATTGCAACGGTGGcttggttcttcttcttcttctgtttgcCTGAAACGCAGGGGAGGACGCTTGAGGACATGGAAGGGTTGTTTGGTAAAATTGTAAAATGGAGACCTATTATCATGGACAAGAATAACAAGAACCAGacaattaagaaagaaaataacGGTCAGATTCAGTTTGGAAAAAGGAATCGAGGGTAG
- the LOC120002644 gene encoding uncharacterized protein LOC120002644 translates to MVKPRASRRKSSSVSCSDDVRAQNIREEVEVDVDNDSEGGTKSDSDDSVMNIRFDNSDEDDMDDDLFLQYTDGGIESDPSGQPSNEDLYLRPNNDAAFSDAEYESDSLRSYDGSTEEEDEGVPREVNPLFKSVKHMDKFKWHPGIRFPSRDIFKDAVATYAIQGGWQLKWLKFDNVRARVACVDGCKFLLFCSKLRGVDTWELKTVVGEHVCERTNENKMLNSKWLANRLVDKMRRNPKMKLVEIIQKVRDKYTIEISKTVASRARKKALEVVHGSYSEQYKRLHDFCAEILRSNPGSTCGLIIDRPPEYAMELESPTPSRNILPKFDRLYMCLDGCKKAFLVACRPIVGLDGCFLKGMYGGQLLAAIGRDPNDGMLPIAIAVVRVENTETWDWFIKMLLEDIGSKGRLTFISDRQKGLVHVLEALEGQHDHRFCVRHMYNNISKRFPGLQLKELMWKAARATYREAWEREMQEIERLNPMAHAELNAIDPRLWCKSHFSGYAKCDTLLNNMSETFNSTILQFREKPIATMLDEIKGYFMTRWAENRIKINRYQGTILPKIKKRLEIEHKESGKWLPKWAGDLKFEVLCMQEKFVVDLDVLYCSCRKWELTGIPCRHAVSCIYSRRRKLEEFVPQCFKREAYNECYSFIIYPTEGPDRWPKTTHDDILPPTCQKTMDQIDGLKQPMMTFYHP, encoded by the exons ATGGTGAAGCCACGTGCTTCAAGGAGGAAGTCTTCTAGTGTGTCATGTAGTGATGATGTTAGAGCACAAAATATTAGGGAAGAGGTTGAGGTTGATGTTGACAATGATAGTGAGGGGGGCACAAAATCTGATAGTGATGATAGCGTTATGAATATTAGGTTTGATAACAGTGATGAGGACGATATGGACGATGACTTGTTCTTGCAATACACAGATGGTGGAATTGAGAGTGACCCAAGTGGGCAGCCATCAAATGAAGACTTATATTTGAGGCCCAATAATGATGCAGCCTTTAGTGACGCAGAATATGAATCAGACTCGCTTCGAAGTTATGATGGTTCTAcagaagaagaggatgaaggGGTCCCAAGAGAAGTCAATCCTTTGTTCAAGTCAGTGAAGCACATGGACAAATTCAAGTGGCATCCGGGAATTAGATTTCCATCCAGAGATATCTTTAAGGATGCAGTCGCGACGTATGCAATTCAAGGTGGATGGCAGCTAAAGTGGTTGAAGTTTGACAATGTTAGAGCTAGGGTTGCTTGTGTTGATGGCTGTAAATTCTTGTtattttgttcaaagcttcGAGGGGTGGATACCTGGGAGCTTAAGACTGTTGTGGGTGAACATGTATGTGAGCGGACTAATGAAAATAAGATGTTGAACTCTAAATGGCTTGCTAATAGGTTGGTGGACAAGATGAGAAGAAACCCAAAGATGAAGTTAGTAGAGATTATACAAAAGGTGAGAGACAAATACACAATTGAAATTAGCAAGACAGTGGCTTCAAGAGCAAGGAAGAAAGCTTTGGAGGTAGTACATGGGAGTTATTCAGAACAATACAAGAGGCTTCATGACTTTTGTGCAGAGATTTTGAGGTCTAATCCTGGCAGTACATGTGGGTTGATAATTGATAGGCCACCTGAGTATGCAATGGAGTTGGAGAGTCCTACACCATCTAGAAATATCCTTCCAAAATTTGATAGGTTGTACATGTGTCTGGATGGATGTAAGAAAGCATTCTTGGTAGCATGCAGACCAATAGTGGGTCTAGATGGTTGTTTTTTAAAAGGAATGTATGGTGGCCAACTTTTAGCAGCAATTGGGAGAGATCCTAATGATGGGATGCTTCCAATTGCAATAGCCGTTGTGAGAGTGGAGAACACTGAGACATGGGACTGGTTTATTAAGATGTTGTTGGAAGATATAGGCTCCAAAGGAAGGCTTACATTCATCAGTGATAGGCAAAAG GGTCTGGTGCATGTTTTGGAAGCATTGGAAGGACAACATGACCACAGATTTTGTGTACGCCATATGTACAATAACATTTCTAAGAGGTTTCCTGGATTACAGTTGAAAGAGCTCATGTGGAAAGCAGCCAGAGCCACTTACAGAGAAGCATGGGAGAGAGAAATGCAAGAAATTGAGAGGTTGAATCCTATGGCACATGCTGAATTGAATGCAATCGACCCTAGATTGTGGTGTAAGTCTCACTTTAGTGGATATGCAAAATGTGATACATTATTGAACAACATGTCAGAAACATTCAATTCCACTATTTTGCAATTTAGAGAGAAGCCTATAGCTACGATGCTCGATGAGATAAAAGGATATTTCATGACACGATGGGCGGAGAATAGGATCAAGATCAATAGGTACCAAGGAACTATCCTTCCAAAGATAAAGAAGAGACTAGAAATTGAGCATAAAGAATCTGGTAAATGGCTGCCAAAATGGGCTggagatttgaaatttgaagtgtTATGCATGCAGGAGAAATTTGTGGTAGACTTGGATGTGTTGTATTGCAGCTGCAGAAAATGGGAATTAACTGGAATACCTTGCAGGCACGCAGTGAGTTGCATATATAGTAGAAGAAGGAAACTTGAGGAGTTTGTGCCTCAATGTTTCAAAAGAGAAGCATATAATGAGTGTTACTCTTTCATCATATATCCAACTGAAGGACCAGATAGATGGCCTAAAACAACCCATGATGACATTCTACCACCTACATGTCAAAAGACAATGGACCAGATAGATGGCCTAAAACAACCCATGATGACATTCTACCACCCATAA